In Balneola sp., one genomic interval encodes:
- a CDS encoding hydrogenase encodes MSKYQYVPEPALVKGDHDFSSLTRLITDINLRPTPKAWYLCMIAANGLLFVMVAAIGYLIWEGTGIWGLNNPVGWGWAIINFVWWVGIGHAGTLISAILFLFRQDWRTAINRFAEAMTIFAVMCAGVFPAIHVGRIWVIYWVFPVPNSMQMWPNFNSPLLWDVFAVSTYFTVSLLFWYVGLVPDLATIRDRATDKIRKVVYGIFSLGWTGSNRHWWNYEKAYMILAGLATPLVLSVHTIVSFDFAVSMIPGWHTTIFPPYFVAGAIFSGFAMVLTLMIVARKIYGMEDIMTNDHMEKMNIVILVTGSMVGFAYMMEFFIAWYSGVEYEKAIFILRATGPYAWAYWAMMTCNVLSPQFFWSKKLRTSVGFTFFISIVVNIGMWFERFVITVTSLANDYLPSSWDYYSPTIWDVLTYVGTFGLFFTMFLLFLRFLPMVAIAEIKAVIPLADPHNYDEETKEFNPPKVEVPEPQAEKV; translated from the coding sequence ATGAGTAAATACCAATACGTACCGGAACCCGCTCTTGTAAAAGGCGACCATGACTTTTCAAGCCTGACAAGACTGATTACCGATATTAATTTACGCCCTACTCCAAAAGCATGGTACTTATGCATGATTGCGGCCAATGGCTTGCTTTTCGTGATGGTAGCTGCAATTGGTTATTTGATCTGGGAAGGAACTGGAATCTGGGGACTTAACAACCCTGTTGGCTGGGGTTGGGCCATCATTAACTTTGTATGGTGGGTTGGTATTGGCCACGCCGGAACCCTGATTTCTGCGATTCTATTCCTGTTCCGACAAGATTGGCGTACCGCCATTAACCGCTTTGCGGAGGCGATGACTATTTTTGCCGTAATGTGTGCCGGTGTATTTCCGGCTATTCACGTTGGTCGTATCTGGGTTATTTACTGGGTATTCCCCGTTCCTAACTCCATGCAGATGTGGCCTAACTTCAACTCTCCCCTTTTATGGGACGTGTTTGCGGTATCAACCTACTTTACAGTATCACTACTCTTCTGGTATGTAGGTCTTGTGCCTGATCTTGCTACAATTCGAGATCGTGCAACAGACAAAATTAGAAAAGTTGTTTACGGAATATTTTCTCTGGGATGGACTGGTTCTAACCGCCACTGGTGGAATTATGAAAAAGCATATATGATCTTAGCCGGTCTTGCGACTCCTTTAGTACTTTCTGTACACACCATTGTATCCTTTGACTTTGCCGTCTCCATGATTCCGGGCTGGCATACAACCATTTTCCCTCCTTACTTCGTTGCCGGTGCTATTTTCTCCGGTTTTGCGATGGTACTTACCTTGATGATTGTTGCTCGCAAGATTTACGGCATGGAAGACATCATGACCAACGATCACATGGAGAAGATGAACATTGTTATTCTCGTAACAGGTTCTATGGTAGGATTTGCCTACATGATGGAATTCTTTATCGCCTGGTACAGTGGCGTTGAATATGAAAAAGCTATTTTTATTCTGAGAGCAACAGGTCCTTATGCATGGGCATATTGGGCAATGATGACTTGTAATGTGTTGTCTCCTCAGTTCTTTTGGTCTAAGAAATTACGAACCAGTGTCGGATTCACCTTCTTTATCTCTATTGTGGTGAATATCGGTATGTGGTTTGAGCGATTTGTTATTACAGTTACTTCACTTGCGAATGATTACCTGCCTTCAAGTTGGGATTATTACTCTCCAACCATCTGGGATGTGTTGACTTACGTTGGAACCTTTGGTCTGTTTTTCACCATGTTCCTTCTGTTCTTACGCTTCCTGCCAATGGTTGCCATTGCAGAAATCAAAGCGGTGATTCCTTTAGCTGACCCTCATAACTATGATGAAGAGACTAAAGAATTCAACCCGCCAAAAGTAGAAGTACCAGAACCTCAAGCTGAGAAGGTTTAA
- a CDS encoding cytochrome C, with protein MAQIFPKWTNQVPRKILIGLIVVLNAVIFGVWYFFSPQYTDVGYAPEQPVPYSHKLHVDQLGLDCQYCHTSTFDSKQANIPATQTCMNCHNQIQTDSDKLAPIRESWESGKAVEWVRVHNLPDYAYFNHSAHTNVGVGCESCHGRIDKMEVVYQSEPLSMGWCLDCHREPEKYVRPVDEVTTMGYQVENQLEIGKALVDKKNIHAPTYCQGCHY; from the coding sequence ATGGCGCAGATTTTCCCCAAGTGGACAAATCAAGTTCCCCGAAAAATTTTAATTGGATTAATCGTTGTATTGAACGCAGTTATTTTTGGCGTTTGGTATTTCTTCTCTCCTCAATATACTGACGTTGGATACGCTCCGGAACAACCTGTTCCCTACAGCCACAAACTGCACGTAGACCAATTAGGTCTTGACTGCCAGTATTGCCACACCAGTACTTTCGACTCTAAACAGGCAAACATCCCTGCTACTCAAACTTGTATGAATTGCCATAACCAGATTCAGACGGATAGCGACAAACTCGCTCCAATTCGTGAAAGTTGGGAGTCAGGAAAAGCGGTTGAGTGGGTAAGAGTACACAACCTACCTGATTACGCTTATTTCAATCACTCCGCACATACTAATGTGGGTGTAGGTTGTGAAAGTTGCCACGGAAGAATCGATAAAATGGAAGTTGTATACCAATCAGAGCCACTTAGCATGGGATGGTGTTTGGATTGCCACCGTGAGCCTGAAAAATATGTACGCCCCGTTGATGAAGTAACAACCATGGGATATCAAGTTGAAAACCAGCTCGAGATCGGGAAAGCGCTGGTAGATAAGAAGAATATTCATGCACCAACTTATTGCCAGGGTTGCCATTACTAA